The Anomaloglossus baeobatrachus isolate aAnoBae1 chromosome 7, aAnoBae1.hap1, whole genome shotgun sequence sequence GCAGGGTGCTCTTTTCAGCACATGCTTCATTTTTTCTGCTTCAGACATCCCGCTGAGTCACAGGCTCACAAATTTCAATTTTCTTTAATTGCTACAATTAACAGAATTTACAACATAATGTCTGAGTCTGCCTATAGCTTATCCCCCTCTAATCTTACCCACTCCCTTCTCTAGATAATATTAAAAGGAATCTggcagcagggttttgctatgtaatctgacagcagcatgatattGGAGAcccttttttcaattttttttgtacacactacacctgataacgctgattttatcccagtgcgagccgttgaaacactacaagcggcttacactgggccgagcactgagtgtactcaAGCACACCATGCCTCACTCGAGTGGtggtcatacgtaaagcacccgaagtctcaactcgaacactgatttttttgtaaagtctgaacACCGAACTTAAAAGTCTGGCTGAATCCACCAaattgaacttccacgggtccactaatCTCTAGTCTGAAGCACTGAAGCCAGCCTTGCATTCTGTGCTCAGACTGATTGGCTCGGACGTCTGAATGAGTCCTCATTCTGAGACTGGAGTTGCCAGTAAAATTGTTCTCTGTGATGAATATGGTGACACCACTCGTTGTATTAGTTGTGTTGAGCTCCTAAAATTGTTCTTATTGGTTTATTTCTGGTTTATTTTAAATAGCAATAAACCTTATTTTGCATTCGAGTGGGGTACATCATTTTCATTGTAAATTGTAACTGTACATAGTGATCATTACGCTTTGTTTCTGTCCAGCAGATTCTAACCATGGATCAGGAGCTACACGAGAACAGGGAATTACACAAAAGAGTATGTCAATTGTATTGGGATATTCACAACGTTCCAGAGTTAGGGGACCTTTCTCCGAGCTTGAGCCACCCAACTGCTATCCAGTACTCCAGCTTTGTACTTGCTATAATCACTTGTATCATTGGATTTATCGGCAACCTTCTTGTCATCTTCGTCACCGGATTCTTAAAGAAGAAGAGCAAATCTCAAATCTGGTTCCTGAACTTGGCCGTGGCAGATTTCTCCTTTCTTCTGTTCCTTCCGCTTCAGGCGGTGTCTGTCTTAACGGCAAGATGGCCGTATGGGCCCAGTATGTGCAAATTCTACAACTTCATTACCTTTGTTAACATGTATGCCAGTATTTACATCCTCACAGCTCTAAATATTGATCGCACCTTGTCTGTTGCCAAACCAATATGGCACCAGACGTTCCTTTCTCGGAAATTTGGTTACAGTATTTGTCTACTCATCTGGGTGTTATCGGCCGTATGCAGCTTTCCAGCCATCGTCTACAGTGACCAAGTTTTAACTGGTGAAGAACCTCAGTGCTTTCTCTTTAGTAATGATATCACTAGCCTTGTATACTCAAATATTGATCGAAACGCAAGTATAAATCAAGAATGGAAGAGCCTTCCACGTGAATTGTGCGATATACCTTttgaaaatgtggaaaagttcaaatTGTGGGTAGAAATGCAATCTACAACGATGACTCTTGTAGTCCCACTTGCAGTGATCGGTTGCATCATCCCGCTGTGTGTGATCCTAGTCTCCAACATCCTCATCATTCATCATGTGAAGAAATCCAAGGTGCCGTCATCATCTAGACTGTACGGAGTGGTGATTGCAGCCATTCTGGTCTTCTTCTGTACCAGGACTCCGTTACTTTTAGCCCAAATTATTCTCTTGGTGTCGGCCCATACTATGGAGTTTACGCTGATGTATAAAGTTATTGTATCTTTTCCGTTGTTATCCAGCATAGCCGCCACTAACACTTTCTTGAATCCTGTGGTGTACGTGCTGGTGGGGAAAAAAGTAAGAGAAGAAATTTCACACTTTTTGTCTAAAATTTAAAGGATGCCATATATCAGATGTGTGGCAGTATGAGGAACATTTTTCTCTATACATTAGTCAAAGAACCTCTGTAGTTAGAGCAATGTTACGTTttctacttaggctgctttcacacatccggcttttgccgtgcggcacaatccggtaaaaaacgTAAAGAATGGATTCGGCgtgtgttgccgccggatccgttctttccccgatagacttgtattagtgccggattgtgccgcatggccttgcgttgcatccggcttttgccggatccggtgtaaatagctgatccggcggccggctggaacgctgcttgcagcgtttttttgTCTCCGGTGAAAAAACGTATGGTGCCGGATCCGACGCTGTGAGGCGTGAGCTACAATGAAAACCTAAGGGCGCCGGATCcgtcatatgacggaatccaacaccggatccggttttttgaactgcgcatgttcAGTAGCACAACTGAATGTCAAAAAagggaaggaacgcatggaaaaaactggtgtaacggatgcgttttttcgccggatccattgcatcagtttttttgccggattgtgccggacggcaaaaaacggatgtgtgaaagcagcctaaccgtcCTTTTTTATTTCCCTCAAACACATCACATAACCGTCACAAAACCAACCTATGTAATCTGACGGAGAAGAGAAAGATCCGACTTGATGGATTTCTAAGTAATGACCTATCCTTTTGTTTTGCAGGAGTTTATCCATTGCCAGAGAGAACATAGAGCACACAGGTGCCCTCAGCCAAGCTGACTGTGCTTGTGTATGGAGGAGTCCAGAACAATATCTGTCCGTCAGCCGACAGCTTTCTAATGTTACTAGGGATTGTAATGCTCTATGGGCATTATAGACAGACAGATCAAATCCAGTCCATATAAAGTGAATGTGAGGCTTTTATTTTCAATCAGAGACTTGCAAACAAACATGCAACAGACAACAAAAAACACTTGCCCGTCTGGGTGCTTACTAACATATGAAATCCTGACTCACGCTACCAGGGCTTGACTCTCCAGTCACTGGTCTTTAGTTTGCACCATAGTCCATGTCCCTCTCACAACACAGGATTTCTTCAGCCTTTTGTGTGGCTGTGATTAGGCAAACTCCCTCAGCTGAGTTAGTTCGGCAGCTAGGCTGCTGCAGCAATCTCTTGCCTTTGTTAACTTTTTGGGTGAGATACGGTATATACTCCGTTCAGTATTACTCCTGTCTGCCAGTTATGgggctttaagcgggctttacacgctgcgacatcgctaatgcggagtcgttggggtcacggaattcgtgacgcacatccggccgcattagcgatgccgttgcgtgtaacaccgataagcgattttgcatcgttgcaaaaatgtgcaaaatcgctaatcggcgacacgggggtccattctcaaatctcgttactgcagcagtaacgaggttgttcctcgttcctgcggcagcacacatcgctgcgtgtgacgccgcaggaacgaggaagctccccttacctgcctcccggccgctatgaggaaggaaggaggtgggcgggatgttacgtcccgctcagctccgcccctccgctgctattgggcggcggttcagtgacgtcgctgtgacgccgcacggaccgcccccttagaaaggaggcggttcgcccgtcacagcgacgtcgccggacaggtatgtatgtgtgaccggtctgggcgatgttgtgcggcacgggcagcgatttgcccgtgtcgcgcaacagatgggggcggctacccacactagcgatatcgggaccgatatcgcagtgtgtaaagtagcctttaggcagtTTCTAATAAGCAATCTGAGAGGACACCCCCAGGGACTTTGTTATGCCctactgtaccgcccccgtgccagcagcccagctgctcggatccggatctgcagtggctcgaggggtctccggacccgggggtcatgcggacactcaaataaaaaggggtgtAATATGTGCAGGGAATTTGTTGTagataattcgtgacgccacccacggtgtgtggtaaggtggagtaccaccgctgctattggggagcacccgggggcgatggaatggcagctggatgttaacctctccgtgggtaggggtggatgccccggggctcagtgtccaaaacacGGGAGGTGAaggctgttggtggtgatgcaccgggccggaccagagggtgttggtgtactcatggttgaataaatgcacactgctggtaaaccaaggtgtcagtggcctgcTGCCACTTCAGGGTGTATactgttcccacacccggctggtgtaccaatgtcccttcctccggcactctgtattttccttctatttgagatgacctcgtatggaacggggaagtccactcccggtttggttttcgttgggagatgtgcccacgaaaactgacccctgggatctcagtgggtgcttGCGGATAccttatcccccgcggtgggctgctgttttgctctatctgggctaacactttggaacaacatctggaaccttgctcccggcctggttaattagagaaggggcttgcaaccgtcttctaactagggtccaggtaccctgcctgtgcacggtttccggactggatctccgctgtcggtaccggcgggctccaaccctgtccccggtccactctggatttccgcGACTGGACTCCcgttgcctttggacacggtccactgcttgccacctagccagtagaccagggcctctACCCTGGCTACCTGCACTAGGTAGCCATGTCTTCACTTTACATTGCAATAACGTGCTCCTGTAAGTACAtgggtttatgtatatatatatatatatatatatatatatatatatatatatatatatatatatcaaatgtaTTAATATAAGTCATCTTTATTTTTGGTTTACTCTGGGGTTCTTGAATTGTCCTTAAATCTCAGCCCTTTTTCTCCTTTACATTGTATGTGTTATATTATTATATGTCCTTTTTTGTAGCTACTTATCTAGAAAGAATAAAGGAGAAGAGTTTGCAGGCTCCTACTgtgtatttattttattcacttattttactcacttttatagagtgctattaattccataacgctttacagatgtgatcactagtatatgtgtggcgccctggacaagccaggacgtcacaggtactgcaacaacacaccccacaccccgtctaggcacaccgaagtcaaacaaaaatccttgttgcctccctccaggggctgatgtccacaccaggggtgggccaggcggttggccccacccaccgaggagttcacagtcctggaggcgggaaaaggaaggagagaacagttgagattagttttggagtttgaggagtgaagtggcagtggaggagactgaccatgtccgggtgcgtggcccaggcacatacagcaaggttggcagacggtggtgaccgtctgcaggagaggctgattgaagtgaactgtaaggaccggggacgggcggtggcccgccggtaccggatcggggagcgaagagaagccagcaccattcggcagggcttacggaccccgaccaggcttggagtcgccataaaaccggtcaaatccattagtgaagggaacctctggggtttcccagcagtcaagacccgattgaaggcaacaactcAAACCGTGaaaggaaatacagtcaccgccaaggctacagttcccagggccagagcctgcgggcaaaaggggctccctcagcatccatccaagctgggaagcgggttaccggtgggaagccattggaaccgtgaacacaacacaggtgcagggaaaggcagtcaccaccaacctaccgggagagctaccgcagccgtctgtgggacccgtccatccagccgtttgttttaccggagactttgcattcatcattggctgagtgagtaccaccgtgccgtgcggcacagcgctgcccccgtgaccctgcacctcaccaggccccgtagcccacctgccatccctccctcaccgggccccgggacaaccaaccccctacccacggaggggagaaacaacatccaagctgctccctgtcatcgctcccgggatccccgtccagagcagcggtggtgtcacaatctcaccacaaccgtgggtggcgtcacgggcaatatccctaaaccaaaccacccctttcactcacgggggaggagcgccgctcgagtccccgggatccggcccaccgctcgagccactgaccgagcgagcagcagcagcagccggacccgagcagtgggtgagcgcagcgcgccctccccgcccgcgacatatgcacaaTTATTGGGCAATTTGTATTGTTGTTAACTAATTTGATCATTAAACAATTACAGTGGGGTTAGTTAATCCAAAAGGCTAAAAAGCATAAGACTtgaatatttaaagcaccactacatcgTTTTTTGTTTTCACTTGACCACTGGAGTGTAAATTTAAGTCCCCTGTCGCCTGTCTGATACTCACCCTCCAGAATGTTCAACTCACTCACCagaatcttcatctgtttccagggaCACTCCGTTCGGTTTTCTCCAGTTTTTTACCTACCTTAGGCTCGAGTGTTTCATGGAGCCccgaaggtcacaactcaatgcaaatctatgagagcctcgttctggctctcatagacttgtgttaATCACTTTTGACGTAACTTCTAACTtctatctcagggatactcctaatggtggggatgcctgagtctctttcctggctctgctcctgatcTAATAATACCCCCTCCTTCCTCCCAGAAAGGAGCAGGACAGGAGTGTGTATAAacccacagatagagacagacaagggaaaatcaaactctgtcacacagtacgcacacacaaaggttaagacaataagagattcaggaggaaaaacaaaagcAGGAGGGAAGcttcaaaacaacaggggtaaacttcaaAACTGCacaaagcaataagcacaactttcaccagagagtctgggacacctcaCCGACTAACATACAATAAACtgtagctggcataggtagaaggattccaccagcataaataggaggggagcaagtGGAATAGGCCTCCCTACAACATCTGATTAAAGGAGTAAGCAGACTAGCAGGTATTAAGTGTTGCTAGCTTGCTTATGAATCAGcagacagcaggtcgatgcccgagtctggctaagttgatcccagacaccagagaaaccatcagatgGAGTGTCAGAatatgcaatctgaacagagccaatgccgccatgacagtcggtgaagtttgggCAAAGCTCCATGTGACAACATCACTGCGCAAGTGCCGAGCGACGTCATTCTGAATTTGGGGCTTGTGCCGTGATGTTCTATGCTCTGCCGGCTGTAGGACAGAGCAGATGGCACCTGCACAGGCTTGTAAGTCTACTCCATAGGAACAAAATCTCGATTCactatgtggatgacgcaggacatGTCATCCGAGTCAACTGAAGCAGGAGGATGTGATTAGCAGGAGAGGAGGGACAGAAGTCGCAGTgaggacacccatcggaccggaccatcaTCATTTACATACAGTGCATGAGGTTGTCAAAGAGTATTTTTGGGGGTATAGAGGGGGAGGCAGGCACTGATAGACTCAAAGGAACAGCTAAAAAGTGGTGGCATTTGTTcataaactggtgacaggttccctttaaaagaaaaaaGATAGAAGACATTACTTTATTTAACCAACAAGAACACCAAAATAATAACTAGCACCAACGGGTAAGTCCATATAAATATCATCAATTAAGACTTAGGAGTGGTTGAAAGCTTCATTTCTCTTTGAGTCCCTAATTAATCACAGTAGTGGTATGATAGCAGAGATCAAGCGATGAATAACACTTGGGCATGCAGCCATGATGAGCATGGAAGTGCAAGGATGCCTGGCCTTCAATCGCCATCAAATAAAGACTGATTGCTGCAAATTTGTTCTCATTTGTGACATATGGCTTTGAGACGTTGACAGTCACAAAAGTAGACAGAAGAAAAATTGATGCCTTTGAGCTGTGGTGCTGGACAAGACTTCAACAAATCCCATAGACACCTAGGATCACCAACAAAGATGTTCTTGATCATATTAACCCTAATATCCCTAGAAGGCAAGATGGCCATAGAGAAACTGACCTAGTTTGGGCATATTATGAAGGCAAATTCACCAGAAAGGAAGATGGTGCTCAGAATGGTTGGTGGTAAAAGGAAATGGGAGATCGAATACCTGttgactagggatgagcaaacccgaactgtaaagttcggggttcgtactggACATTGGGTATCCGGGGCTCAAACTTGAACAAAGTCTGTGTccaagtttggagtttgggtgctgtttGTTAGTAAAGTTTGTTAAAAAAGCTCAGCCAATGAACAAGCAGAAttgcatggggaagacgcctggatgctgctgtgaacaaaatcaataaataagaaaaaatataTTATGTGggatcctgcctatttttgataactagtgtagttaaagcagacaactgaggagtgcaaccctcagctctctgctttatcttggcttgttatcaaaaatagaggggatcccatgccctTTTTgaaattatttcattaaataagtTTAAATAAGGTATGAGTCCCACCTTTTTTTATTACCACCCAAGATAaaacagagagctgagggttggTGTTATCAGGgtgggaaagcccatggttatttggcccttcccagcctataaATTGCAGCCCAGGAGTGGcagtccattagatgcgccaattctgtctctttgctcagctcttcctgattgccttagtgaaatagcaatcagggtaatactttgggagttgatgtcagctgtgaattgataacTGGCACCAaggccagggattagtaatggagaggcatctatcagatgcCCCCATTAATAACCCAGCAagtttacagttaaaaaacacacacacaggaaaaaaaaagtttatttgaataaagactcccccacactcccgcatccaacaatttattaattaaaaaagaatccttgaagttctgacaaaatccaatggtgtaatgtcccacaacgcCCATCAATTGCTATAGAGCTTTGTTCTCATAACGTTTTGAGAACAAAGCTCTATAGATTgtaggacattacaccattggattatgttggagcttaaaggatttatttttaataaataaattgatgaatgaggaagtgtgggggagtctttattcaccatTGGATTGTCAGAACTTCAAGTggtttttattcaataaattggtgattgagggagtgtgggggagtctttattcaaataaacaatttttttccagTGCGTGTATGTTTTTTAACTATACACTTGCTGGGtttgtaatggggtgtctgatgtcAATTGACAGCTGACACCCCCATTACAAACAaagatcccaggccgctgtgtagaacataaaaaacactttataatattcacctagaaggtcgctccaatGCACAACAGTTGGGTGGGTGGCGCCAttctctgggaccggcgcctcccctttcggccatattggtcttccttattctgaagctgcgTTGCATGATGCGTCCACGTCCTACACAcgcgccgacattgaggtcctgcgcaggtgcactacaatactttgatctaccctgagcatcACACTATCACCATCAAAGTgaccacagcttatagggcaaaaaacaggtgacaggttccctttaaagactgcAAGCGACTcttactgggccgagcaccgagcgtaccaagAACAGCGATGCTCGATCGAGAGGTTAGTATACGATCAGCAGCCAAATTCTGAACCCAGACACTGATTTTTCTAAAAAGTCCATGTTCAGTActggggttcgctcatctctgttcCTTATATAAAACACTAAGCGTtttgaccccccccaaaaaaatctatGCACTATTGCAATTATGTTTCATTCCTATTGATGACTAGATAACATTAAGAATGACATGATAATAATCATCAAGTAATTGAAAGAAGCAATCAAAAACAGGAAAGTCTGGCGAAAACTGGCCCATAGAGTGCCCATGAGTTGGAAATGACTGAATGGATAGAATAACGGCAATGAAAAGTGGGAGAAATGAGGTGCTAGGAaggtttagggaaaaaaaaatacttCTAATGCATTTTCAATCTTATGTACATGTGGTCTATTGAGGCACTTGATGAAAATGACCATCGGTCACGTGTTCTACTCATAATGCAACCGTAATTCTAGAGAATGTAGAGATTTCGTGAAATAGGACCCCTTATAGGCCGGTGAAAGAAGGTTGACGAAAACAGATTTTTTTCGTATGAAATTTAAATTTAAAGTTGTAATATTCTATTAAGCTTAATTAAATATTTATGTTTTATAATGTATCTTACATTTTCATAAAAAGTTGTGCATTCACCAAATAGGGTGGAGAAGATGAGAAGGAGGGACTTGTAGGACTCTGAAGCGAGAGGACAGAGAAAGCATTAAGTATTGGGAATTTTTGCTCTTCAGACGTCCAGGCTGGATTGTTTTTTGGATCTCCAAGGTCTACTCATCAAGAGATCTCAGGAGACTTCGGAGAAGACCGGCCACACACCAAGACTTCCAGGTTGATGGGTACCAGTGCCTACCAGTAGTGACTTACAGACTCCACCTTTGTGTGTTCCCTCTTTTATACTATTTGGgaatagataaatacatagatagataaataaatagatagatagatagatggatagatagatattggatagatagatggatagatagagggatagatagatagagccatACAAGGGCATGTAAACGTTTCGACACTtctgatcaaaattactgttattgtggacggttgaaaatgaaatgatctttaATCAaggcacatttcctttgtattttaggcaaaaaatatattattttcatttttaaaatttttaaatgAACAAAAATAGAAAATGGACTTATGTAAAAGTTtctgcaccctgcatggttagtacttgGTAGCAGTCCCTTTGGTACGTATCACacctgtaaatgctttttgtaaccaagagtctttcaattcttctttgagggatttttatccattcttccttgcatatgtcttccagttctgtaagattcctggcttgtcttgcgtgcactgctcttccttggagacgtcttatagttctgtgagattccaggctcttcttccagttctgtgagattccaggctcatcttccagttctgtgagattcctggctcgttttgCATACACTgcacttttgaggtctagccacagattttcaatgatgttcaggtcaggggactgtgagggtcattgtaaaaccttcagcttgtgctttTTGAGATCGTCTATTGTGgtttttgacgtgtgtttaggatcattatccatttgtagaagccatcttctttttaacttcagctttttgttatagatggtgttatgtttgcatcaagaatttgttgaaatttcattgaatccattcttccttgtactcgtgaaatgttccccatgctatTGACTACAACACAACCGCAAGCATGATTGATCCAGCCCGATGCTTAATGGTTGTGAAGATGTTCCTTTCCTGAAATCCTGTGCCCTTTTTTCTTCCACACATACATTgtagccaaagagttctattttacctCATTAGTTCACAGGACTTGTTCCAAAATACATCAGGCTTGTGTAGATGTTCTTTTATGTTTttctgactctgaattttatggtgaggaaccAGGAGTgggtttcttctgatgactcttccatgaaggccatatttgtgcacgtgtagacagtagaacaatgtaaggctatgtccgcactttgcagttcaattttgcagcgtgtaagtcactgcctgtgcatctcagaatgcagccgaaaaagctgtgttctgagacgcattcggcagaacgaaaagtgcggacattcctggagagaattcatgcgttctggatgctttctctgccatagacagagtgggaaaagcatccagaacgcacatttttcacagtacgcacccactcggctctgcagcatccccatagacttgtagcAGAGCCGACCGcattgtcactgtcatggctggctgtggGACAGTGCCGCGCaaacagaatgaactcggatgaacttcacccgacatcgttgtgatcgcgcggctctgtgcgtgtgctgcggtttgatttgcggtcacacgtgaaggactcacctgtgatcacaaatccccTCTGTGACTacagtgagccacacgatcagctgtgccatcactcaggttactcgcggccacagcagcagtcctccatctgagagcggtggccgcgagtaaccgcagtgacagcacagctgatcgcgcgactcacttcagttgctgcatggagctcacaggagcggcggagtTCTagtgccgcttctgtcagcttccgatgtagcagagctggaagcgtcgtgggaccttgcgtggattatgtcagacctggaggtgtttttgaggggttaataaagtggtgaaagagggtgtttttttgtctttcattacaaataaatgattttttggatgtgtgtgtttatttactttaacttacaggttcatcatggacggtatctcggggacactcctgccatgattaacctaggacttagtggcagctatgggctgctgccattaactccttattaccccatttgccaccgcaccagggcaattcgggatgagccggtaaagtcccgggactgtcacatctaatggatgcggcaattccgggcggctgctggctgatattgttaggctggggagctccccataatgtgcagcttccaatcctgagaataccagccttcagccatgtggctttaccctgcctggtatccaaatggggagggaccgcacgtcgt is a genomic window containing:
- the LOC142246187 gene encoding chemerin-like receptor 1, with the protein product MDQELHENRELHKRVCQLYWDIHNVPELGDLSPSLSHPTAIQYSSFVLAIITCIIGFIGNLLVIFVTGFLKKKSKSQIWFLNLAVADFSFLLFLPLQAVSVLTARWPYGPSMCKFYNFITFVNMYASIYILTALNIDRTLSVAKPIWHQTFLSRKFGYSICLLIWVLSAVCSFPAIVYSDQVLTGEEPQCFLFSNDITSLVYSNIDRNASINQEWKSLPRELCDIPFENVEKFKLWVEMQSTTMTLVVPLAVIGCIIPLCVILVSNILIIHHVKKSKVPSSSRLYGVVIAAILVFFCTRTPLLLAQIILLVSAHTMEFTLMYKVIVSFPLLSSIAATNTFLNPVVYVLVGKKVREEISHFLSKI